The Metabacillus schmidteae genome includes a region encoding these proteins:
- a CDS encoding STAS domain-containing protein, producing the protein MAGDRQAIIEGFEFNWDIEKGVFQFEGQEAVLFWISTAMKSFFDTIEEISGEEASNLVFETTGFRQGVVVGEYFERMKELSVEDAATAITTTYASAGWGQIKVKDLNYQTKTLSVYLKDTWEHKINLAQMKTQGGSFLPAHFAGIFTGLLGTNIWYKTIQHQLDGNECSIIEYFPSDINISSNIHELARKKESEQIQYLERLVEEKTGKLQDLVKKLSSPIIPVLEGIVVVPLIGSYEMDRAEDLVSNTLNNLPAHKANYLILDLTGLDLEISDHTASLIESIGAASSLIGTKTILVGITPELSIAISRSAINFSQYDCFQSLQHGIHFALGQMGRKII; encoded by the coding sequence GTGGCTGGTGACAGACAAGCGATAATAGAAGGATTCGAATTTAACTGGGATATTGAAAAAGGTGTATTTCAATTTGAGGGGCAGGAGGCAGTTCTTTTTTGGATTTCAACTGCCATGAAATCCTTTTTTGATACAATTGAAGAAATTTCAGGTGAAGAAGCTTCAAACTTAGTGTTTGAAACAACTGGTTTTCGTCAAGGTGTAGTGGTTGGGGAATATTTCGAAAGAATGAAGGAATTAAGTGTTGAAGATGCTGCAACAGCCATCACTACTACATATGCATCCGCTGGATGGGGACAAATTAAAGTGAAAGACCTTAACTATCAGACTAAGACCTTGTCTGTTTATCTAAAAGATACCTGGGAGCATAAAATTAATCTTGCACAGATGAAAACGCAAGGAGGAAGCTTTCTTCCAGCTCATTTTGCAGGGATTTTTACAGGACTATTAGGTACGAATATATGGTATAAAACGATCCAACACCAACTGGATGGGAATGAATGTAGTATCATTGAATACTTTCCTTCAGACATCAATATATCTTCTAATATACATGAGCTTGCTAGAAAAAAAGAATCCGAACAAATTCAATATTTAGAGAGATTGGTGGAAGAAAAAACAGGAAAGCTTCAGGATTTAGTAAAGAAACTTTCTTCGCCAATTATTCCAGTACTGGAGGGAATCGTTGTTGTTCCCCTTATCGGATCATATGAGATGGACCGTGCAGAGGATCTGGTCTCAAATACATTAAACAATCTCCCTGCACACAAAGCGAATTATCTCATTCTTGATTTAACTGGTCTTGATCTGGAAATAAGTGATCATACAGCTAGTTTAATAGAAAGTATTGGTGCAGCTTCTTCATTAATAGGAACAAAAACAATTCTGGTTGGGATTACACCTGAGTTAAGCATTGCGATTTCCCGGTCTGCAATTAATTTTTCTCAATATGACTGTTTCCAATCGTTACAACATGGTATCCATTTTGCCTTAGGTCAAATGGGGAGAAAAATAATCTGA